The following are from one region of the Anguilla rostrata isolate EN2019 chromosome 7, ASM1855537v3, whole genome shotgun sequence genome:
- the LOC135258663 gene encoding G protein-regulated inducer of neurite outgrowth 3-like, whose product MGTIPKPKRTVTIQMGPHIAVVDSFGNKEPTASWEKEPNLKLNSTSTPPKEHRQDNVCMDMSTANRIHHSRQPSRADMSASASVGHGGNGDSEGLIGRGLVQTGALIGQGTGDSRALIGQGVGDSRALIGQGVGDSRALIGQGCQASAGEESPIPPKDDLRACDGVSKALGFEERPVDPTAGRLRSHTPEGFQKREVTSASTQAARETSGPERASAARVAKRDHAGSAGIPGIPADEDVPVKSDGSVHTALPAQTAKPEVHQENSEHQGSEREQTSFLSLREGLSGGQVTSATLHSTELTDTEGNPSTHCPTQEELGAQNGSGSSSHPHSSGLLLRDSAGGPWSRPDRAQAAEGAPQSTGTATQEVQPIQRGLCKRFQDVATMTASPERGGPSGAAWRDAEVQAVPEVCSRSAGTSPSRFPLATPPGLCCAAAGGSAGPPGAGPVHAGSQHAAHPPRDDTSPKEGGVFSDACVQTAVSVSSRARAGPSPPPSSPVPESGRSGGILGKSTGASRHSGSAGHQDMELGARPKEPGLHLGHVQKGPLQPVYQISTAACSQSNHASSSFREKEPSIADQQSLSQSESSNGNHTGSLHNKPIVSNHTCHAVADVMSFPDQSVSGPTDPACSSPQDSRLQVETQTPPGVQSQQVEPLVVETCPERKDVPGEGKSDPESEQSSGPDQSRSKAGPGQSRSKAGPGQSDGAVPPRPDQGGSEDEGKAGAVPEVVWDEQGMTWEVYGASVDLESLGFAIQSHLLCKIKEHEKQIQTQTTRLGRSLSSESPRAGKTRKRPRSVFRSLLQNVRRPPCCLRTPPSALE is encoded by the exons ATGGGCACCATCCCCAAACCGAAAAGGACTGTCACCATTCAGATGGGACCTCACATTGCTGTCGTGGACAGCTTTGGGAACAAGGAGCCCACTGCCAGCTGGGAGAAGGAGCCAAACCTGAAATTGAACAGCACATCTACGCCCCCGAAGGAGCACAGGCAGGATAATGTGTGCATGGACATGAGCACGGCCAACAGAATCCACCACAGCAGACAGCCGAGCAGGGCAGACATgtccgcctccgcctccgtgGGTCACGGAGGGAACGGGGATTCTGAGGGCCTGATTGGACGAGGCCTGGTGCAGACTGGAGCTCTGATAGGTCAGGGTACGGGTGATTCGAGAGCTCTGATAGGTCAGGGTGTGGGGGATTCGAGAGCTTTGATAGGTCAGGGTGTGGGGGATTCaagagctctgattggtcagg GCTGCCAAGCAAGCGCAGGGGAGGAGTCGCCAATACCGCCAAAGGACGATTTGCGAGCGTGCGACGGGGTCTCGAAGGCGCTAGGCTTTGAGGAGCGGCCCGTAGATCCCACAGCAGGGAGGCTCAGGTCTCACACACCTGAAGGTTTCCAAAAACGTGAAGTCACCTCGGCGTCCACTCAGGCAGCGAGGGAAACGTCTGGGCCAGAGCGGGCCTCCGCAGCGCGGGTGGCGAAGCGAGACCACGCTGGCAGCGCTGGCATCCCGGGCATCCCTGCTGATGAAGACGTGCCGGTGAAATCTGATGGTTCTGTCCACACTGCGCTCCCGGCACAAACCGCCAAGCCTGAGGTTCACCAGGAGAACTCTGAACACcagggaagtgagagagagcagacgtCATTTCTCAGTCTGAGGGAAGGCCTCTCAGGAGGCCAGGTAACCAGCGCTACTCTGCACAGCACCGAGCTGACGGACACCGAGGGGAACCCGAGCACCCACTGTCCCACGCAGGAGGAGTTAGGGGCGCAGAACGGCTCGGGCAGCTCCTCACATCCTCACTCCTCAGGGCTGCTGCTGAGGGACTCTGCTGGAGGGCCGTGGAGCAGACCCGACCGTGCACAGGCGGCAGAGGGAGCTCCGCAGAGCACAGGTACCGcgacacaggaagtgcagccgATACAAAGAGGACTCTGCAAACGCTTCCAGGACGTCGCCACCATGACCGCGTCCCCCGAGCGCGGCGGGCCGTCCGGAGCGGCATGGCGGGACGCGGAGGTGCAGGCGGTCCCCGAGGTCTGCAGCAGGTCCGCGGGGACAAGCCCCTCCCGCTTCcctctggccacgccccccggACTCTGCTGCGCGGCGGCAGGAGGGAGCGCTGGTCCCCCGGGGGCtggcccagtgcatgctgggtcaCAACACGCGGCTCACCCGCCACGGGACGACACTTCGCCGAAAGAGGGCGGGGTCTTCAGCGACGCGTGCGTCCAAACCGCCGTCTCCGTCTCCTCTCGGGCCCGCGCCGGTCCGTCTCCGCCCCCCAGCAGCCCGGTCCCGGAGAGCGGCAGGTCGgggggcattctgggtaaaagCACTGGAGCCAGCCGCCATTCTGGCTCTGCAGGGCATCAGGACATGGAGCTGGGAGCAAGGCCCAAAGAGCCAGGGCTGCATCTGGGCCACGTCCAGAAAGGGCCTTTACAGCCAGTTTATCAGATCAGCACTGCGGCGTGTAGCCAGTCAAACCACGCTTCCAGCAGCTTCCGTGAGAAGGAGCCATCGATAGCAGACCAGCAGAGTTTGTCCCAGTCAGAGTCTTCCAATGGAAACCATACAGGCAGCCTGCATAATAAACCTATAGTCTCTAATCACACGTGTCATGCTGTCGCTGATGTCATGAGCTTTCCTGACCAATCAGTGAGCGGTCCCACAGATCCAGCCTGCTCCTCACCACAGGACTCCAGGCTTCAGGTAGAGACACAAACGCCGCCTGGTGTGCAAAGCCAGCAGGTGGAGCCGCTCGTGGTGGAGACATGCCCCGAGCGAAAGGACGTTCCAGGTGAAGGGAAGTCCGATCCAgaatcagagcagagcagcggTCCGGATCAGAGCCGGTCCAAAGCCGGGCCGGGTCAGAGCCGGTCCAAAGCTGGGCCGGGTCAGAGCGACGGGGCCGTCCCGCCGCGGCCGGATCAGGGCGGTTCTGAAGACGAGGGCAAGGCGGGCGCGGTGCCCGAGGTGGTGTGGGACGAGCAGGGCATGACGTGGGAGGTGTACGGCGCGTCCGTCGACCTCGAGTCCCTGGGCTTCGCCATCCAGAGCCACCTGCTGTGCAAGATCAAAGAGCACGAGAAGCAGATCCAGACGCAGACGACCCGCCTGGGCCGGTCCCTGTCCTCCGAGTCGCCCCGCGCCGGGAAGACCCGCAAGCGCCCGCGCAGCGTCTTCCGCTCGCTGCTGCAGAACGTCCGCCGGCCCCCGTGCTGCCTGCGCACGCCCCCGTCCGCGCTGGAGTGA